In Etheostoma spectabile isolate EspeVRDwgs_2016 chromosome 20, UIUC_Espe_1.0, whole genome shotgun sequence, the following are encoded in one genomic region:
- the LOC116670013 gene encoding serine/threonine-protein kinase PAK 2 has translation MCDSGVCEDKPPAPPVRMSSQGGGAKDPQSANHNSRPLPSVPEERKSRNKIISMFAPEKGGRKKDRDKDRPEISSPSDFEHTIHVGFDSVTGEFTGMPEQWARLLQTSNISKSEQKQNPQAVLDILKFYDSTSGKQKYLSFSASDKDSQLSGKQGSATSPSGGKDGDDDEDDDTPPPIVAPRPEHTKSIYTRSVIDPLPAPEVDGASKAGDKQKKKGGGGKMTDEEIMEKLRTIVSIGDPKKKYTRYEKIGQGASGTVYTAIDVATGQEVAIKQINLQKQPKKELIINEILVMKEMKNPNIVNFVDSFLVGDELFVVMEYLAGGSLTDVVTETCMDEAQIAAVCREVLQALEFLHANQVIHRDIKSDNVLLGMDGSVKLTDFGFCAQITPEQSKRSTMVGTPYWMAPEVVTRKAYGPKVDIWSLGIMAIEMVEGEPPYLNENPLRALYLIATNGTPELQSPEKLSPVFRSFLTRCLEMDVEKRGSGRELLQHPFLKLAKPLSSLTPLILAAKEAMRSNR, from the exons atgtgtgacAGCGGAGTGTGTGAGGACaagccccccgccccccctgtCAGGATGAGCAGCCAAGGAGGAGGAGCCAAGGACCCCCAGTCGGCCAATCACAACTCTCGGCCACTGCCGTCAGTACCGGAGGAGAGGAAGTCCAGAAACAAGATAATCTCGATGTTTGCCCCTGAGAAAG GAGGCAGGAAGAAGGACCGCGACAAGGATAGGCCTGAGATCTCCTCCCCCTCGGACTTTGAACACACCATCCATGTGGGTTTTGATTCTGTCACTGGAGAGTTCACT GGCATGCCGGAGCAGTGGGCACGTCTCCTGCAGACTTCAAACATCAGTAAATCGGAACAGAAACAGAATCCTCAGGCCGTCCTCGACATTCTGAAGTTCTACGACTCCACCAGTGGAAAACAGAAATACCTCAGTTTTTCCGCCTCGG ATAAAGACTCACAGTTG TCAGGCAAGCAGGGTTCAGCGACCTCTCCATCAGGTGGAAAGGACGGAgacgatgatgaagatgatgacaCACCACCTCCAATTGTGGCACCGCGGCCAGAACACACAAAATCA ATATACACGAGGTCGGTGATCGACCCACTCCCAGCTCCAGAGGTAGACGGCGCCTCTAAGGCAGGCgacaaacagaagaagaagggaggaggaggcaAGATGACCGACGAGGAGATCATGGAGAAACTCa GAACAATTGTCAGCATTGGAGATCCTAAGAAGAAATACACCCGCTATGAGAAGATCGGCCAGGG TGCATCCGGCACAGTTTACACGGCCATAGATGTTGCCACAGGACAAGAG GTGGCCATCAAACAGATCAACTTGCAGAAGCAGCCGAAGAAAGAGCTGATTATCAATGAGATCCTGGTCATGAAGGAGATGAAGAACCCCAACATTGTCAACTTCGTAGATAG TTTCCTCGTGGGAGACGAGCTTTTCGTGGTGATGGAGTACCTGGCTGGTGGCTCCCTAACTGATGTTGTGACAGAGACATGCATGGACGAGGCTCAGATCGCCGCCGTGTGCAGAGAG GTCCTCCAGGCTCTGGAGTTTCTTCATGCCAACCAGGTCATCCACAGAGACATCAAGAGTGACAACGTATTGCTGGGGATGGACGGATCGGTCAAactca CCGACTTTGGCTTCTGCGCCCAGATTACGCCCGAGCAGAGCAAACGCAGCACCATGGTGGGAACCCCGTACTGGATGGCTCCAGAGGTGGTTACCAGGAAAGCCTACGGGCCCAAAGTGGACATTTGGTCTTTGGGGATTATGGCCATAGAGATGGTGGAGGGAGAGCCTCCATATCTCAACGAGAACCCTCTCAGG GCATTGTATTTAATCGCCACCAATGGGACTCCGGAGCTGCAGAGTCCAGAGAAGCTGTCTCCGGTCTTCAGATCCTTCCTGACCCGCTGTCTGGAGATGGACGTGGAGAAAAGAGGATCAGGCAGAGAACTGCTGCAG CACCCATTCCTGAAGCTGGCCAAGCCTCTGTCCAGCCTCACCCCGCTCATCCTGGCAGCCAAGGAGGCCATGAGGAGCAACCGCTAA